A single Arcanobacterium canis DNA region contains:
- a CDS encoding PHP domain-containing protein, with amino-acid sequence MIDLHTHSTCSDGTLTPSELARAAARAGLTWWGITDHDTTEGWNEARASASAQGIGCICGAEFTTRFDGVEVHLLGYLFDDTSPAIVAHFASQHTAREDRAREITRRLSADFPITWEQVNACRADGAPVGRPHIADALVAAGIVENRSAAFDDLLSTKSRYYVPQHAPSTTDVVRWINDAGGKAVLAHPLATKRGKGLTWENIETILRAGAFGVEVWHRENPPTQRGKLEALAGSLGKACFGSSDYHGSGKPSQLGEFTTCEHIFQSLIEGTFLEV; translated from the coding sequence ATGATCGATCTGCATACCCACTCAACTTGTTCAGATGGCACGCTGACGCCGAGCGAACTCGCTCGTGCGGCCGCCCGTGCAGGTCTGACGTGGTGGGGGATCACGGACCACGACACGACCGAGGGATGGAACGAAGCACGCGCATCAGCGTCGGCGCAGGGGATCGGTTGCATCTGTGGCGCCGAATTCACCACACGATTTGATGGTGTCGAGGTACACCTTCTGGGGTATCTGTTCGATGACACGTCGCCCGCGATCGTGGCTCACTTCGCCTCTCAACACACTGCTCGCGAAGATCGTGCGAGAGAGATCACGCGGCGACTCTCGGCAGACTTTCCCATCACATGGGAACAGGTCAATGCGTGCCGCGCCGACGGTGCTCCAGTCGGACGTCCACATATTGCTGATGCACTTGTGGCAGCGGGAATCGTGGAGAACCGATCAGCTGCGTTTGACGATTTGCTGTCCACAAAATCGCGCTATTACGTGCCGCAACACGCGCCCTCTACCACCGACGTCGTGAGATGGATTAACGATGCCGGTGGGAAAGCTGTCCTCGCACACCCTCTGGCAACGAAACGTGGGAAAGGCCTGACTTGGGAGAATATCGAAACAATTTTGAGGGCCGGTGCCTTCGGTGTCGAAGTTTGGCATCGTGAAAATCCGCCTACCCAGCGTGGCAAGTTGGAGGCGCTTGCAGGTAGTCTTGGTAAGGCATGTTTCGGTTCGTCCGATTACCACGGAAGTGGCAAGCCGAGCCAGCTCGGGGAATTCACCACCTGCGAGCACATATTTCAATCCCTCATCGAGGGAACGTTTTTGGAGGTTTAA
- a CDS encoding magnesium transporter MgtE N-terminal domain-containing protein: protein MNDRQARRVFVGRLAGTDVFDPIGDRVGRVADVVVVFRLRGTPLAIGLVVDVAGKRRVFLPLTRVTSIRDGQVITTGLVNIRRFTQRPTETMVVGELFDRPVTFRDGSGKATVVDVAIEQTRTREWQLSQLYVKRDRSAKDAGSSLTVSVREVSGLATKVENQGASQILAQINELKPPDVADVLRDLPSDRVLAIANELSDERLADVLEELGDDDRVSIVSDLEVDRAADVLEIMQPDDAADLVAELPDAQAEVLLERMEPDDAADVRRLMSYGERTAGGLMTTDPIILTPDAPVAMALAQARRPDIPPALSTTIFVCRPPSETPTGRFIGVVHLQRALRERPSQMIGTIIDSDIESLAPEDGIGTVTRLLATYNLTALPVVDNDSLLGAVSVDDVLDHLLPDDWREEDEEVLDAAVDEQHNYDSDHSEVTE, encoded by the coding sequence ATGAATGATCGCCAAGCCCGGCGCGTTTTCGTTGGCCGTTTGGCCGGAACCGATGTCTTTGATCCCATCGGGGATCGAGTTGGCCGCGTCGCCGACGTGGTGGTGGTCTTCCGATTGCGTGGCACTCCTCTCGCTATCGGTCTGGTGGTGGACGTGGCGGGAAAGCGTCGCGTTTTCCTGCCGCTTACCCGAGTGACATCGATTCGCGACGGTCAAGTGATTACTACCGGACTCGTCAACATTCGTCGATTTACTCAACGTCCCACAGAAACAATGGTGGTAGGCGAACTCTTCGATCGACCAGTGACATTCCGCGACGGTTCGGGAAAAGCCACCGTCGTCGATGTCGCGATTGAGCAGACGCGCACACGCGAATGGCAGCTGTCGCAGCTGTACGTTAAGCGCGATCGCAGCGCAAAAGACGCCGGCTCGTCTCTGACCGTCTCGGTTCGTGAAGTCTCCGGACTTGCCACGAAGGTTGAGAATCAGGGAGCAAGCCAAATTCTTGCGCAAATCAATGAACTCAAACCACCGGACGTCGCTGACGTCCTGCGGGATCTCCCCTCCGATCGCGTCCTGGCTATCGCAAACGAGCTTTCTGATGAACGTCTCGCGGATGTTCTCGAAGAGCTCGGCGACGACGACCGCGTCTCGATCGTCTCTGACCTGGAAGTGGACCGCGCTGCAGACGTTTTGGAAATTATGCAGCCTGACGACGCCGCCGATCTCGTGGCAGAGTTGCCTGATGCGCAAGCTGAAGTCCTTCTCGAACGCATGGAACCAGACGACGCCGCCGACGTGCGACGACTGATGTCCTACGGCGAGCGAACCGCTGGCGGTCTGATGACCACTGACCCCATCATCCTCACTCCGGATGCACCCGTGGCGATGGCACTTGCGCAGGCTCGACGGCCGGATATTCCGCCAGCCCTATCGACCACCATTTTCGTGTGTCGTCCTCCGTCCGAAACTCCCACAGGGCGTTTCATCGGCGTTGTGCATCTCCAACGTGCGCTGCGCGAGCGCCCAAGCCAGATGATCGGCACGATCATCGATTCCGATATCGAGTCCTTGGCACCTGAAGACGGAATCGGTACCGTGACCCGCCTGCTGGCAACCTACAACTTAACCGCGTTGCCAGTGGTGGATAACGATTCCCTACTCGGCGCTGTTTCTGTCGACGACGTCCTCGACCACCTCCTGCCCGACGACTGGCGAGAGGAAGACGAGGAGGTGCTTGACGCCGCAGTTGACGAACAACATAATTACGATTCCGACCATTCGGAGGTGACTGAATGA
- a CDS encoding DUF3107 domain-containing protein, which translates to MKVTIGVKDAQGEILVDVDKSADEIANAVKDSFTGPALELTDTDGTRVIVPSSSIGYVQIKDVPERKVGFGF; encoded by the coding sequence ATGAAAGTCACTATTGGTGTCAAAGACGCCCAAGGCGAGATTCTTGTTGATGTCGATAAAAGCGCTGACGAGATTGCCAACGCTGTCAAGGATTCGTTTACGGGGCCTGCCCTCGAACTCACGGACACGGACGGTACTCGCGTGATTGTTCCGTCGAGCTCAATCGGTTACGTCCAGATCAAGGATGTTCCTGAGCGCAAGGTCGGATTTGGCTTCTAA
- a CDS encoding MarC family protein, with product MLDTTVFFSAFATMLVITDPMGNLPIFMSLTSRMSEKDRRKTAITCNSIAAIILLIFGFFGVHLFAWMHISTQALQISGGLLLLIVALQLLTGKEDDPGREGGSLSVAAVPLGTPLLAGPGGIVAFMILIRDQQGNVWGQLAATAGLLTVLFGSFITMFFATPIMRVLGNAGIALLTKLSGMLLAAIAMQLIIAGTTEVFKGILAG from the coding sequence ATGCTCGATACGACGGTTTTCTTTTCCGCATTCGCCACGATGCTTGTGATCACGGACCCGATGGGCAACCTCCCCATTTTTATGTCGCTGACTTCGCGTATGAGCGAGAAAGATCGTCGTAAAACGGCCATTACGTGTAATTCGATTGCCGCAATTATTTTGCTCATATTTGGCTTCTTCGGTGTACACCTCTTTGCCTGGATGCATATTTCGACACAGGCGCTTCAGATTTCCGGTGGTCTTTTGCTTCTCATCGTTGCCCTGCAGCTTCTGACGGGAAAAGAGGATGATCCAGGCCGTGAAGGGGGTTCGCTTTCCGTTGCAGCTGTGCCGTTGGGAACACCGCTTCTTGCAGGCCCCGGTGGCATCGTGGCTTTTATGATCCTCATCCGTGATCAGCAGGGCAATGTGTGGGGACAGCTCGCAGCGACCGCGGGTTTGCTGACCGTCCTGTTTGGCTCTTTCATCACGATGTTTTTTGCGACGCCGATCATGCGTGTGTTAGGAAATGCAGGAATCGCTCTGCTCACCAAGCTCTCGGGTATGTTGCTCGCAGCGATCGCCATGCAGCTTATTATTGCTGGCACCACTGAGGTGTTCAAAGGCATTCTTGCTGGATAA
- a CDS encoding aminopeptidase P family protein: MTDDKLQSEMEKRAHSRTQRPSSAAFKEFIGENWGPRPEGPDRMDVADFTPARRRALGAQFIGERLVIPAGDYKVRNNDCDYRFRAHSAFSHLTGLGGEDEPGAVLVLNPLPDAHEGDEETHEATLFFHFRASRSSEEFYADSRHGEFWVGPRLSAEEMSNLTGLKVDHSDNLRDALAKDLGTIQIRVMPQSDPAIESMVRELREQASLSSGIEEDLGLAEAASTLRFIKDAWEIQEMEKAVDVTFSGFEDILRSFPRARDHWRGERIIEGAFFARARAEGNGLGYDTIVGSGNHANTLHWIDNDGPVRDGDLVLVDAGAELDSLYTADITRTLPVNGKFTQAQREVYEAVLEACEAALEETKKPGVRFKDIHTAAMAVLARHLEEWGMLPSTAENSLSPEGQYHRRWMPHGTSHHLGLDVHDCAQAKRELYTDSLLEPGMIFTIEPGLYFHEDDLLVPERFRGIGVRIEDDVLMTEEGGKRISENIPRTVADIEAWMKHVQG; encoded by the coding sequence ATGACTGATGACAAACTTCAAAGCGAGATGGAAAAACGCGCACATTCGCGTACTCAGCGCCCGAGTTCTGCGGCATTCAAGGAGTTCATTGGCGAGAATTGGGGACCGCGCCCCGAAGGGCCCGATCGCATGGACGTCGCTGACTTCACTCCCGCACGCCGTCGTGCGCTTGGCGCCCAGTTCATCGGTGAACGCCTGGTCATCCCTGCAGGCGACTATAAAGTTCGCAACAACGACTGCGACTACCGTTTCCGTGCGCATTCGGCTTTTTCTCATCTCACTGGCCTCGGTGGTGAGGACGAGCCGGGAGCTGTCCTTGTCCTGAACCCGCTTCCTGATGCCCACGAAGGAGATGAAGAGACTCACGAAGCAACCCTCTTTTTCCATTTCCGAGCCTCGCGCTCGTCTGAAGAGTTCTACGCTGATTCACGTCATGGCGAATTCTGGGTGGGCCCGCGTCTCTCCGCCGAAGAAATGTCGAACCTGACGGGTTTGAAAGTTGATCACTCTGACAATCTTCGCGATGCCCTAGCCAAAGATCTCGGTACGATTCAAATCCGCGTGATGCCTCAGTCCGACCCAGCTATCGAATCAATGGTGCGCGAACTGCGTGAGCAGGCTTCACTGTCCTCAGGAATCGAAGAAGACCTCGGACTCGCAGAAGCCGCTTCCACTCTTCGTTTCATCAAAGACGCGTGGGAGATCCAGGAGATGGAGAAGGCAGTTGATGTCACGTTCTCTGGCTTCGAAGATATTTTGCGCTCGTTTCCGCGTGCTCGTGACCACTGGCGCGGCGAGCGAATCATCGAAGGTGCCTTCTTTGCCCGCGCGCGTGCCGAAGGAAACGGCCTCGGCTATGACACTATCGTCGGCTCGGGGAACCATGCGAACACCCTGCACTGGATCGACAACGACGGCCCTGTGCGCGATGGTGACCTCGTCCTCGTCGATGCCGGAGCAGAACTCGATTCTCTTTACACTGCAGACATCACCCGAACCTTGCCTGTCAATGGCAAATTCACTCAGGCCCAGCGCGAAGTCTACGAAGCTGTGCTCGAAGCCTGCGAAGCGGCACTAGAAGAGACCAAAAAGCCGGGGGTGCGTTTCAAGGATATTCACACGGCGGCAATGGCCGTTCTCGCCCGTCATCTCGAGGAATGGGGGATGCTGCCCTCCACGGCAGAAAATTCTCTCTCCCCTGAAGGCCAGTACCACCGTCGCTGGATGCCTCACGGCACCTCACACCACCTTGGCCTTGATGTCCACGACTGTGCGCAGGCAAAACGTGAGCTCTACACCGATTCCCTTCTTGAGCCGGGCATGATTTTTACGATTGAGCCTGGTTTGTACTTCCATGAGGACGATCTTTTGGTTCCCGAACGCTTCCGTGGCATCGGTGTACGAATCGAAGACGACGTGTTGATGACAGAAGAAGGCGGCAAGCGTATTTCGGAAAATATCCCGCGCACTGTGGCCGATATTGAAGCGTGGATGAAGCACGTCCAGGGCTGA
- a CDS encoding UrvD/REP family ATP-dependent DNA helicase has translation MDNDITFDHSQCAALAAMKPHRAVSVIGTVGSGKTSLLIEKVAQILHGDPAARIAVLSPDRRAATQLRNTITSRVGVAGENLTVKSVSAFAFEIVSTFAQAVGRSEPQLISGPDQDVYLKAIFDSPHPQLGKLLAQAGIDTSVGITHLPAFRAEFRDLITRASELGLSSDELADIGVTYGEPIWEVGAEVMRIYDRALALEASSVPGAPDRADHARIVAQASAHLAHWDETVKCDEGSSIGGSKPTWEWVFVDDLSDATAAVLELLRVLQADGASIVTFSNPDAAVQSYRGGVAHFGALVERPVSEGGCSATRCVLDFGYRSGGILGTALQQSAQAIHVGSTALQRQAQLCGPHSELESQFFANSDEEIRYIGAWLRHAHVNDGVNYSDMAIITRSRSMHSSWRSALVRMGIPVAPLISGLPLRQQSAVSALLELVRIAICDPGDIDARTVARFLGGKLMGIDPLRLLSLRKELHGWELKVASNDAIRSDDELLHSLLEDRTHDPISHVEEFRRARAIVLRVRRAYRRRSNAEEVLWEAWESAGVAQKWQEIAVSDHPNADTANADLDAVMQLFRVAQRLTDRNPLAASIESFLDVIESQDLPEDSIARSANGTGEVTIATPSALIGRSFDRVVIAGLNDSSWPNTRTRHPLTKVEDLVSVVVGQMLGSEPMKQTVSDVFDDEFRLFHFSLGRARQNVLLTALSSDEDIPSRLFDILSIEKPSDDTVLMLGEYRPHGVDNFVGHMRKVLELPDPVLVGGAQAVLAQLNDAGITSADPHSWVDTYAYSGEGQTSQISVSPSTVEAALECPLKAFFNGVGARDQQDTVKADIGTLIHELAEEFPLGGADSIRSRFQQLWNELSFPDDVHTQRLKSRAEHKVELLISYLNASRERLDGRPVKVETTARSNLDGIRVSAKIDRLENEGGRNWSVVDFKTGDFLPAIALAQTNPQMLIYQWLVNTGAVEGESDAHSVGAHLIRMSKLTKSFRDDEQLEIGPSGMTLAENMIRTAAELLAGPDIEARTCDACAKCRYFSICPAQGGKRVFE, from the coding sequence ATGGACAACGACATCACTTTTGATCACTCACAGTGTGCGGCGCTCGCGGCGATGAAGCCGCACAGAGCTGTGAGCGTGATTGGCACGGTTGGAAGCGGAAAAACGTCCCTTCTGATCGAGAAGGTCGCGCAGATTCTCCACGGCGATCCGGCCGCTCGTATTGCGGTGCTCTCGCCTGATCGACGTGCTGCAACACAGTTGCGTAATACCATCACTTCACGTGTGGGCGTAGCCGGAGAGAATCTCACAGTGAAATCGGTGTCTGCTTTCGCTTTTGAGATCGTGTCAACATTCGCCCAGGCAGTTGGCCGCAGTGAACCGCAGCTAATTTCCGGCCCTGATCAGGACGTCTATCTCAAAGCAATCTTTGACTCTCCACACCCGCAGCTGGGCAAACTTCTTGCCCAGGCAGGAATCGATACGAGTGTCGGAATTACGCACCTGCCGGCGTTTCGCGCAGAGTTTCGTGACCTCATCACTCGCGCGAGCGAACTTGGGCTCAGCAGTGACGAACTTGCTGACATCGGTGTGACGTATGGAGAGCCTATCTGGGAGGTTGGCGCAGAGGTCATGCGTATCTATGACAGAGCGTTGGCGCTTGAAGCGTCCTCCGTGCCAGGCGCTCCAGATCGTGCAGACCACGCCCGAATCGTTGCGCAGGCAAGTGCGCATCTGGCTCATTGGGATGAAACCGTGAAGTGCGACGAAGGATCCAGTATCGGCGGGTCAAAACCGACGTGGGAGTGGGTCTTTGTTGACGACCTTTCTGACGCGACGGCGGCTGTCCTCGAGTTGCTTCGTGTGCTCCAGGCAGACGGCGCCTCAATTGTGACATTCTCCAATCCTGACGCAGCTGTGCAGAGCTACCGTGGAGGTGTGGCGCATTTCGGTGCCCTTGTGGAGCGTCCGGTAAGCGAGGGCGGATGCTCAGCGACACGATGTGTTCTCGATTTTGGATATCGATCGGGGGGAATACTAGGAACCGCGCTACAACAAAGTGCTCAAGCAATCCATGTGGGGAGCACTGCACTCCAACGGCAAGCGCAGCTATGTGGCCCACACAGTGAGCTCGAATCGCAATTTTTTGCTAACTCGGATGAAGAAATCCGTTATATCGGGGCATGGCTTCGTCATGCTCACGTTAATGACGGGGTGAACTACTCCGATATGGCGATTATTACTCGCTCGCGTTCGATGCACAGTTCGTGGAGAAGTGCGCTTGTGCGTATGGGGATCCCTGTCGCGCCGTTGATCTCTGGGCTGCCGCTTCGTCAACAAAGCGCAGTGAGTGCGTTACTCGAACTGGTGCGAATCGCGATCTGCGATCCTGGCGATATCGATGCCCGTACGGTGGCGAGGTTTCTGGGTGGCAAACTGATGGGGATTGATCCGTTACGGCTGTTGTCCTTGAGAAAAGAACTTCATGGGTGGGAACTTAAAGTCGCTTCGAATGATGCCATCCGTTCTGATGATGAGCTACTTCATTCGTTGCTTGAGGATAGAACTCATGACCCGATTTCTCACGTTGAAGAATTTCGCCGTGCCAGGGCGATCGTGCTTCGGGTGCGTCGCGCGTATCGGCGTCGGTCTAATGCGGAAGAAGTGCTGTGGGAAGCGTGGGAGAGCGCAGGGGTTGCTCAAAAATGGCAGGAAATCGCCGTATCTGACCATCCAAATGCAGATACTGCGAATGCTGATCTCGATGCAGTGATGCAGTTATTCCGAGTGGCGCAAAGACTGACCGATCGAAACCCGCTCGCTGCCTCAATTGAATCGTTTCTTGATGTGATTGAAAGCCAAGATCTTCCTGAAGATTCCATCGCACGAAGTGCAAATGGCACAGGCGAAGTCACCATTGCCACGCCGTCGGCTTTGATTGGGCGTTCATTCGACCGCGTTGTCATTGCCGGACTTAATGATTCGTCGTGGCCGAATACGCGCACGCGGCATCCGCTGACAAAGGTTGAAGACCTTGTGTCAGTTGTTGTCGGACAGATGTTGGGCAGTGAACCGATGAAACAGACTGTGTCTGACGTCTTTGACGACGAATTCCGCTTGTTTCATTTTTCCCTTGGGCGCGCTCGCCAGAATGTGCTCCTTACCGCGCTTTCCTCAGATGAAGACATTCCGTCGCGCCTCTTTGACATTCTCAGTATCGAGAAGCCGAGCGACGATACTGTGCTGATGCTTGGTGAGTACCGCCCTCATGGTGTGGATAACTTCGTCGGGCATATGCGCAAAGTGCTCGAACTGCCCGATCCTGTATTAGTCGGTGGTGCTCAAGCTGTGCTGGCTCAGCTCAATGATGCAGGAATTACGAGTGCTGATCCACATTCATGGGTGGATACATACGCATATTCTGGAGAAGGCCAGACAAGCCAAATATCTGTCTCACCATCGACGGTGGAAGCCGCACTCGAATGCCCGTTGAAGGCGTTTTTTAATGGAGTAGGAGCTCGCGACCAGCAGGACACCGTGAAGGCTGATATCGGCACACTCATTCATGAATTGGCTGAGGAATTTCCGCTAGGCGGAGCAGACAGTATTCGCTCGCGATTCCAACAGCTCTGGAATGAACTTTCATTTCCAGATGACGTGCATACTCAACGGTTGAAAAGCCGAGCAGAACATAAAGTCGAGCTGCTCATCAGCTATCTCAATGCTTCACGTGAGAGGCTTGATGGACGCCCGGTGAAAGTTGAGACTACAGCTCGAAGCAACCTTGACGGAATCAGGGTGTCGGCAAAGATCGACCGTCTGGAAAATGAGGGTGGAAGAAATTGGAGCGTTGTCGATTTTAAGACTGGCGATTTCCTCCCCGCCATCGCCTTGGCACAGACCAATCCTCAGATGCTTATTTATCAATGGTTGGTGAACACCGGTGCTGTTGAGGGTGAATCCGATGCGCATTCGGTGGGGGCACACTTGATCCGCATGTCGAAGCTGACAAAATCATTCCGTGATGACGAGCAACTCGAAATCGGGCCTAGCGGAATGACTCTCGCTGAAAATATGATCCGCACAGCGGCAGAACTTCTTGCTGGTCCTGATATTGAAGCACGCACCTGCGATGCCTGTGCGAAATGCCGATACTTCTCTATATGCCCAGCCCAGGGTGGAAAGCGAGTGTTCGAATGA
- a CDS encoding DEAD/DEAH box helicase, with amino-acid sequence MPLNEKDIMTESGIVDTSYAQAPQHNEPAADITAGAEELNLETKTFADFGVSEPITRALNEKEITHPFPIQALTLPVALGRRDIIGQAKTGTGKTLGFGLPMLMHAIGPDENGWETLAHAGLPQGLVVLPTRELAKQVAGDLRAASKYRTLRIVEVYGGRAYEPQVEDLTRGAEIVVGTPGRLIDLMKHKSLRLDGVKTVVLDEADEMLDLGFLEDVEKILATTPANRHTMLFSATMPGAVVHMARRYMTHPTHIRAQDPHDETTTVQSVKQVIYRCHALNKIEVVSRILQARGRELAIIFTRTKRTAARVSDELSERGFAAGALHGDLGQGAREQALRAFRNGKIDVLVATDVAARGIDVDNVTHVINYQCPEDEKTYLHRIGRTGRAGHSGCAVTFVDWDDVPRWSVINNQLGLGFPEPVETYHTSAHLYADLDIPTDITGRLPKAQRTRAGLDAEKIEDLGETGKRTRAKPRRRGGKKRHPSGHDKSEKTTRFHAQDKTDRKKSDSEAPTRRRRRRRVNTAK; translated from the coding sequence ATGCCGCTCAACGAAAAGGACATCATGACCGAATCTGGAATTGTGGATACTTCCTATGCACAAGCACCACAACATAACGAACCTGCAGCCGACATCACCGCCGGAGCAGAAGAACTCAATCTCGAAACAAAAACTTTCGCAGACTTTGGCGTCTCTGAGCCTATTACTCGTGCTCTGAACGAAAAAGAAATTACTCATCCCTTCCCGATTCAGGCACTCACACTCCCTGTCGCGCTCGGCCGGCGCGACATCATCGGCCAGGCGAAAACTGGCACTGGAAAGACTCTCGGGTTTGGACTTCCGATGCTCATGCACGCCATCGGCCCCGACGAGAACGGCTGGGAAACACTCGCACACGCAGGGCTTCCCCAGGGCCTCGTTGTGCTGCCCACGCGCGAACTTGCCAAGCAGGTTGCAGGCGATCTTCGGGCAGCCTCAAAATACCGTACTCTTCGCATCGTTGAAGTTTACGGCGGTCGCGCCTACGAACCACAAGTCGAAGACCTCACACGCGGAGCAGAAATCGTGGTGGGCACTCCCGGACGCTTGATCGACCTGATGAAGCACAAGTCGCTTCGCCTCGACGGTGTGAAGACAGTTGTGCTGGATGAAGCTGACGAAATGCTTGATTTGGGCTTCCTTGAGGACGTTGAGAAAATTCTCGCGACCACACCGGCAAACCGTCACACCATGCTATTTTCTGCCACGATGCCAGGTGCAGTCGTCCACATGGCTCGCCGCTATATGACGCACCCGACTCACATTCGCGCCCAAGATCCACACGATGAAACGACGACCGTTCAGAGCGTGAAGCAAGTCATTTATCGTTGCCATGCTCTGAACAAGATCGAAGTCGTCTCGCGTATTTTGCAGGCTCGCGGCCGCGAACTGGCTATTATCTTCACGCGCACGAAGCGAACAGCGGCACGCGTTTCCGACGAGCTCTCTGAGCGTGGCTTCGCCGCTGGCGCCCTCCACGGTGACCTGGGGCAAGGAGCACGCGAGCAAGCATTGCGCGCATTCCGCAACGGAAAGATTGACGTTCTCGTCGCAACCGACGTCGCTGCCCGCGGAATCGACGTTGACAACGTCACCCACGTCATTAACTACCAATGCCCTGAGGATGAAAAGACCTATCTGCATCGCATCGGCCGCACAGGTCGCGCTGGGCATTCGGGTTGTGCAGTGACTTTCGTTGATTGGGATGACGTGCCGCGTTGGTCAGTGATCAACAACCAACTTGGTTTGGGCTTCCCTGAGCCGGTGGAAACGTATCACACCTCGGCTCATCTCTACGCCGATCTCGATATTCCCACTGATATCACGGGACGTCTCCCCAAGGCTCAGCGCACTCGTGCGGGACTCGATGCCGAAAAGATTGAAGATCTTGGCGAAACTGGCAAGCGGACACGCGCCAAGCCGCGCCGCCGAGGCGGAAAGAAACGCCACCCTTCAGGCCATGATAAGAGCGAGAAAACGACACGGTTCCACGCACAGGACAAAACTGACCGTAAGAAAAGCGATAGCGAGGCACCCACACGCCGCCGTCGCCGTCGCCGTGTGAATACTGCAAAGTAA
- a CDS encoding DUF808 domain-containing protein has protein sequence MALGLAALLDDIAALAKAAAASVDDIAAGAAKASTKTLGVIVDDAAVTPQYVAGIDPKRELPIIKKIAAGSLRNKLVFILPGALLLSAFLPQLLPLILIVGGSYLAFEGAEKIIERLAGHHDETPAFQQGADAETQIVSNAVRTDFILSTEIMVIALSEVTDEPLWMRAIILAFVALLITALVYGVVALIVKADDVGLALSARRSVHARRTGRIILRAMPAVMTFLTVVGTLAMLWVGGHLIVQELAHLGFTWPAHTIHSATSFIHTVGFLVWLIETVLSAVMGFVVGALITGIVALVARFARRETHHANETSAHGSSLQ, from the coding sequence ATGGCACTCGGTCTTGCAGCACTCTTAGACGACATCGCCGCACTAGCAAAAGCTGCCGCAGCAAGCGTTGACGATATCGCGGCCGGCGCCGCAAAAGCCTCAACCAAAACTCTTGGCGTGATCGTCGATGATGCCGCGGTGACCCCACAGTATGTCGCTGGCATCGACCCCAAACGTGAGCTTCCGATCATTAAGAAAATCGCTGCTGGGTCACTGCGTAACAAGCTCGTTTTCATCCTCCCTGGCGCACTGCTCCTGTCAGCTTTCCTTCCCCAGCTCCTCCCCCTCATTTTGATTGTGGGCGGTTCTTACCTCGCTTTCGAAGGCGCAGAAAAAATCATCGAACGCCTCGCTGGCCACCATGATGAGACACCGGCGTTCCAACAAGGAGCCGACGCCGAAACACAGATCGTGTCGAACGCTGTGCGCACCGATTTCATCTTATCGACCGAGATCATGGTCATTGCATTATCTGAAGTCACCGATGAGCCACTATGGATGCGAGCAATTATTCTCGCTTTCGTTGCGCTTCTCATCACAGCCCTCGTGTACGGCGTGGTGGCACTCATCGTGAAAGCCGACGACGTCGGCCTGGCCTTGTCCGCACGACGCTCGGTTCACGCTCGCCGCACCGGGCGCATCATCTTGCGCGCCATGCCTGCTGTCATGACGTTCCTCACCGTTGTCGGCACGCTTGCGATGCTCTGGGTTGGCGGGCATCTCATTGTCCAGGAGCTGGCGCATCTCGGTTTCACCTGGCCAGCTCACACCATTCATTCCGCCACTTCATTTATTCATACCGTCGGCTTCCTCGTCTGGCTGATCGAAACAGTATTATCCGCCGTCATGGGCTTCGTCGTCGGGGCACTCATCACTGGCATCGTGGCACTGGTTGCACGCTTCGCTCGGAGGGAAACCCACCATGCGAACGAGACATCCGCCCACGGTTCCTCGCTACAATAA